Proteins from a single region of Rhipicephalus sanguineus isolate Rsan-2018 chromosome 5, BIME_Rsan_1.4, whole genome shotgun sequence:
- the LOC119392889 gene encoding uncharacterized protein LOC119392889 isoform X3, protein MVGAIHRGEADAAISAMALTYERHGVVRFGPCIDTIDFSILSSASPNQFDAFGYIRAFDVEVWAAVFACLFCLSCLVALGGWKTISTRRRKYASCLGSAYDHGWDLFGLLFAESSPRRYVHASQRLLMVAWLLTVVVLANSFGSLLKSKQAVSTFKPEVDSVDDLAARPYLTPIIPTGSYYQTFPRHSRSQAVKQVWERSRSRRAMTPPTELFSDATFTRVAARRAVVLSDHGSTLFQMTSFCERQNVRTFVVASQPLESSPFGYVFSRSIDERFFRKLFSKFRRMLETGLMTKWLADSKGNWQRCIQARNIAVGSISLDDTMPFFLLWGITCAMAFCALLGELICSRVLQGDHAMRG, encoded by the exons ATGGTCGGCGCTATACACAGAGGG GAAGCCGATGCCGCCATTTCTGCGATGGCGTTAACCTACGAAAGGCACGGTGTGGTACGGTTCGGTCCCTGCATCGACACCATCGACTTCAGCATTCTTTCTAGTGCGTCTCCAAATCAATTCGACGCTTTTGGTTACATCCGCGCTTTTGACGTTGAG GTGTGGGCCGCCGTATTCGCTTGCCTCTTCTGCCTTTCCTGCCTGGTAGCCCTAGGCGGTTGGAAGACAATCTCAACTAGGCGTAGAAAGTACGCGAGCTGCCTTGGAAGTGCCTACGACCACGGCTGGGACCTGTTTGGCCTGCTCTTCGCTGAAA gCTCTCCAAGACGATATGTCCATGCATCGCAGAGACTACTTATGGTCGCGTGGCTGTTGACTGTCGTCGTGCTGGCCAACTCTTTCGGAAGTCTTCTAAAATCTAAACAAGCTGTGTCGACCTTCAAGCCAGAAGTCGACAGCGTTGACGACCTTGCTGCAAGACCCTATCTTACGCCCATCATACCAACGGGAAGTTACTACCAGACATTTCCGCGG CACAGCCGTTCGCAGGCGGTGAAACAGGTGTGGGAGAGGTCAAGAAGTCGACGAGCAATGACTCCACCTACAGAGCTCTTCTCGGATGCCACGTTCACACGGGTGGCTGCCCGCCGCGCTGTGGTGCTCTCCGACCACGGTTCGACACTTTTCCAGATGACCAGCTTCTGTGAACGCCAAAACGTTCGAACCTTCGTCGTGGCCAGCCAGCCACTCGAGAGTTCTCCATTTGGCTACGTCTTCTCTCGAAGCATTGATGAGCGCTTCTTTCGGAAGCTCTTCAGCAA GTTTCGTCGCATGCTGGAGACGGGTCTGATGACCAAGTGGCTGGCAGATAGCAAAGGAAACTGGCAGCGCTGCATTCAAGCGCGGAATATTGCTGTGGGCAGCATTAGCTTGGAtgacactatgccatttttcctcCTCTGGGGCATCACGTGCGCCATGGCTTTCTGCGCTTTGCTTGGCGAGCTTATATGCTCGAGAGTGCTGCAAGGTGACCATGCCATGAGAGGGTGA
- the LOC119392889 gene encoding probable glutamate receptor isoform X2, giving the protein MAGAGGNALDAVASSLNLTYTLTGASDYGVRLSNGSWTGMVGAIHRGEADAAISAMALTYERHGVVRFGPCIDTIDFSILSSASPNQFDAFGYIRAFDVEVWAAVFACLFCLSCLVALGGWKTISTRRRKYASCLGSAYDHGWDLFGLLFAESSPRRYVHASQRLLMVAWLLTVVVLANSFGSLLKSKQAVSTFKPEVDSVDDLAARPYLTPIIPTGSYYQTFPRHSRSQAVKQVWERSRSRRAMTPPTELFSDATFTRVAARRAVVLSDHGSTLFQMTSFCERQNVRTFVVASQPLESSPFGYVFSRSIDERFFRKLFSKFRRMLETGLMTKWLADSKGNWQRCIQARNIAVGSISLDDTMPFFLLWGITCAMAFCALLGELICSRVLQGDHAMRG; this is encoded by the exons atacacGCTCACAGGAGCAAGTGATTATGGTGTTCGTTTGTCGAATGGTTCATGGACTGGAATGGTCGGCGCTATACACAGAGGG GAAGCCGATGCCGCCATTTCTGCGATGGCGTTAACCTACGAAAGGCACGGTGTGGTACGGTTCGGTCCCTGCATCGACACCATCGACTTCAGCATTCTTTCTAGTGCGTCTCCAAATCAATTCGACGCTTTTGGTTACATCCGCGCTTTTGACGTTGAG GTGTGGGCCGCCGTATTCGCTTGCCTCTTCTGCCTTTCCTGCCTGGTAGCCCTAGGCGGTTGGAAGACAATCTCAACTAGGCGTAGAAAGTACGCGAGCTGCCTTGGAAGTGCCTACGACCACGGCTGGGACCTGTTTGGCCTGCTCTTCGCTGAAA gCTCTCCAAGACGATATGTCCATGCATCGCAGAGACTACTTATGGTCGCGTGGCTGTTGACTGTCGTCGTGCTGGCCAACTCTTTCGGAAGTCTTCTAAAATCTAAACAAGCTGTGTCGACCTTCAAGCCAGAAGTCGACAGCGTTGACGACCTTGCTGCAAGACCCTATCTTACGCCCATCATACCAACGGGAAGTTACTACCAGACATTTCCGCGG CACAGCCGTTCGCAGGCGGTGAAACAGGTGTGGGAGAGGTCAAGAAGTCGACGAGCAATGACTCCACCTACAGAGCTCTTCTCGGATGCCACGTTCACACGGGTGGCTGCCCGCCGCGCTGTGGTGCTCTCCGACCACGGTTCGACACTTTTCCAGATGACCAGCTTCTGTGAACGCCAAAACGTTCGAACCTTCGTCGTGGCCAGCCAGCCACTCGAGAGTTCTCCATTTGGCTACGTCTTCTCTCGAAGCATTGATGAGCGCTTCTTTCGGAAGCTCTTCAGCAA GTTTCGTCGCATGCTGGAGACGGGTCTGATGACCAAGTGGCTGGCAGATAGCAAAGGAAACTGGCAGCGCTGCATTCAAGCGCGGAATATTGCTGTGGGCAGCATTAGCTTGGAtgacactatgccatttttcctcCTCTGGGGCATCACGTGCGCCATGGCTTTCTGCGCTTTGCTTGGCGAGCTTATATGCTCGAGAGTGCTGCAAGGTGACCATGCCATGAGAGGGTGA